From the genome of Tenrec ecaudatus isolate mTenEca1 chromosome 1, mTenEca1.hap1, whole genome shotgun sequence:
ATGAGCAATGGCGCTCATGCAGAGGTCTTGTAGGCTGCAAATCACAGAGTCCCTCAAGTCAGCTTAGGCAAACAAGAGATGGTGTCTTCAAGGAACTCTCAGAAGGGCTGGCCCTGAGAGGAGGGTTAGCACATCTCCAACAGCCCAGACTCCTGTGGAGTCTCTTCTCTCTGCACCAGGGATCCTCATCCACTCTCCGAGCTGAGCTATTTCCCCACTGCACTCACGCAGGCAGCCACCCCGCCCactcacacacgcagacagacattTACACACAGACATGCTCAGAGCTCTGGAGCTTCTGTGTGCTCAGGAAAGTGGACTGCAGAACCTACCAGCACCTCTGAATCCTGTGCCCATtccagagagagcaagagagaacctGATCAGCCCACTCCAGCCACATGTGCCCTTCTCGCCCATTCCGCTCCTGTATGAGACTTGAAGGGCTGGCTGCAGGGAAGGAGGCAAACTCTGAGAAAAAGGGTGTTGTCTGGGATGAGTTGTCACCTGACCAAGAGGTGTTGGCCTCAGCATTTGCCACTGATAACAACCCCCAAGAGGTAGGAAATTGAGCTCAAAGTCCCTTGACATGAAATTGATAAGCCAAGTCTGAACTTGGGCCAGCGTGACCCCAAAGCTTCACTGTAGTGCACTGGCTGCTTGGTCACCATTCATCAAACCCAGCCCATCCAAGACCCAAGCAGGCCACTGGCCACTGGGAGACGTTCATCAAAGAAGCAATCCCAGGCTAGCTCAGTTGGCAGGCGCCAAGGGTACCGATGACATGGGGGCACTGGCTGGAAGGTAAGAGGGGTTCTCAGACAGCCCACGGGGCTCTGGAAGCCAGGGAAGGCTCCTCCAAGCCTTGGGGGTCTGAGGGTGCCAACCTCACACTGCAGGTAGGCAGCTCAGGGCCCGAGGCTCATTTGCATATAGTTACCGCAACTCAGAGACAGGTAGCTAGAGGTCTCAAGAGAAGTTGACACCTCTCTTCTGGACCCCAGAATGCAAAGTGCCTGGCCGACCTCTGGGGCTGTGCTTGCTCCTCCTGCCTCCTGGATTAGGAGGGGCCCAGCGGACAGGGGAGGAAAGGACACTTGGCCAGCTCCGTCCATTGCAGCGGCCTCAGCGACAGGCAGCACTTTGCAGCCCAAGGGCGTGCTTCGCTGGGAGGCTCCGGGCCTTGTGGTGCGCTGACATCAGTTCGACTTCGGGGAGGCTGCCTGCATATCTATCGGGCCATCAGAGCCCTGGAAGGAAGTGCACAACCCACAGCCCAGTGCACAGCACACAGCTCTTCTTCCCTCCAGTCAGTCCTTGATACCCCTGGGCCACGAAGTCTTTGGGCCTGTTTCCAACAACGGGGCACTAATGTTTGACGGAATTGGCCGGCACCTGGTTGAGTGGCACGCCGACTTCAGTGACAGTGTCGGCGGTGGCCCGGGAGCACTTCCGACTGCTCCGCATGCTGTAGAACCTCTCAGTGAGGTGCTTGCGGAACTTCTTGGTGAGGAAGCAATAGATGACAGGGTCTAAGACACAGTTGGTGCTAAGGAGGCAGAGAGTAACCTGATGTACGTCATTAATGGCCTGGTGGAACGTGGTGTTCTGGAAGCCCAGCTCGGCCAGGGTCCAGGGCAGCTGCACCATGTGGTGGGGCACGAAGCAGATGACAAACACAGCCAAGACCGTGCAGACCATCCACAGAGCCCGGCGCTTGACTTCGGCGTTGCGCTGTACATGCGCTGGCTGCGTGAGCAGCGTGTGGATGATGAACAGGTTGCAGAAGAGGATGATGAGGAAGACAACAAAAAAGCTGCACACGATGAAGATGTGGATGATGAGGACCGGGACACTGCCTTGTTCATAGTGCTCAAAGCAGCGGGTGACGTTCAAGCCAGGCTTGTTGGACACCGTGTTGGTGGAGTCCATGATGAGGAAATAGCACGCAGCAGCCACAGTGGCCACCCAGATGATCAGGGACAAAGCGATGCCACGCTTGCGGGTGGTGGCCTGAGCGGTTTTAATGGGCCGGGTCACCGCCTGGTAGCGGTTGTAAGTGATGACACCCAGGAAGGCGACAGAGCAGTAGGTGTTGATGAAGAAGAGGCAGCCAGCCACATTGCACAGGAATCTGGGTAGAATCCAGTTGCCCCGGTTGTAGTAGTAGGTGATCCACAGTGGCAGGGTGACCAAGAAGAGCAGGTCAGCCACGGTGAGGTTCACCATGAAGATCTTTATCTCATTGAGTTTCTTGGCAGGGTACAGACGGGCAAAGACCCAGAGCACGTAGCCATTGGCAATAACACCCAACACAAAGATGATGGTGTAAACAATCGGGAAGAGGATGTATCGGAACTCCGAGTCCACACGGGAGAAATCACTGGCCTCCATCACTCTGAGCTGGACGAGGTAGCTGGTCAGAGGTTCATGCCTGTGCCTGAAAGATTAGAGAGGAATTCTAGTTAAGGAAGGGCCACAAAGGGTccacagcagcggttctccaccttcctcaggccgcgaccctgtcggacagttcctcatgtggtggtgaccccccaaccatcacattattttcattgttacttcatcactggcatgttgctactgtgatgaatcgggtgacaccTTGCgacagggtcgttcaacccccaaaggggtcgcgacccacaggttgagaacctctggtctacAGTCATCCATCATTTCTAAGACTCCCACTttacacatttttaaaactctAAAACCAAGATATGCCTTAGAATTGATCATGCTTTCCAGCTGATGGGCAGGCTTTTGCTTATGCTTTCTCAGCATTTGCTCTTCAGTGAAACCGATTGAAGTTCCGTTACTTTTCTTATTCCACGGATGGTGCCAAAGCAATGGAATCGGGGAGAACCTAACCTTATTGGTCCCTGAGCACAAGTCTCCTGGGAGTCCTGGTTCTTCATGACCGTGGACTCGTCATCTAAAAGATAAGCAGCTCCAATTCCTAATTTTATTCAACCTGGACCTTTGAGTGCATGTCTACTTAACCTTCTCCACGTCAAAACGGACAGAACCTGGAAAGCATTTCTGCGGCAAACCACAGTATGATGCCTGTCTTCAGGCCAGACACACGTGTGACTGAGCTGTGACTTGCAGAAGCCACTTTTTCCGTGGACTGGAATCTCTG
Proteins encoded in this window:
- the PTAFR gene encoding platelet-activating factor receptor translates to MEASDFSRVDSEFRYILFPIVYTIIFVLGVIANGYVLWVFARLYPAKKLNEIKIFMVNLTVADLLFLVTLPLWITYYYNRGNWILPRFLCNVAGCLFFINTYCSVAFLGVITYNRYQAVTRPIKTAQATTRKRGIALSLIIWVATVAAACYFLIMDSTNTVSNKPGLNVTRCFEHYEQGSVPVLIIHIFIVCSFFVVFLIILFCNLFIIHTLLTQPAHVQRNAEVKRRALWMVCTVLAVFVICFVPHHMVQLPWTLAELGFQNTTFHQAINDVHQVTLCLLSTNCVLDPVIYCFLTKKFRKHLTERFYSMRSSRKCSRATADTVTEVGVPLNQVPANSVKH